A window of the Synechococcus sp. JA-3-3Ab genome harbors these coding sequences:
- a CDS encoding DUF1565 domain-containing protein, translated as MISSLSFIRLQKSGEHQFTAVLPDLRLQRHGSATLTRLATSLLLSTSLLLAAGRDPSWAQTSLDTGLLEKQALPQAPPLPDDRPAIFVDAANGSDTQGDGSRNNPFKTITHAISRAPAGSIIQLLPGVYSAESGEVFPIRLKAGLILRGDESTLGEGYLIDGGGTYMSPTLARQNVALLAETGSEVRGVTLRNQGRRGYALWVESASPRILNNSFVGSIHDGIFIAGASNPWIEGNRFYKNGANGISVLGTSQPTIVNNLFQETGFGLTIDQRSAPIVRNNRILQNRTGIVVGGSARPILRNNLIARNLETGLTAITTAQPDLGTASDPGNNIFEGNGQYDIHNATRGLRLNANGNQLAGKTKGELDLAGQTTVAALPSNAPPPIAAGGLTLPTPPQAEPPAPSRDPQPAAASPTLPVVTVPQSTAPVPPPAAGSGGRILPSAPPQPAGAQPQEFVAVPFTPDGSTTPAQPVEPAPATPVRQQSVAPLTDITTLLPPPARRQAGSSPTTPPVPVAAAPEPAVAPAESATRFRVLVTPKGSDDLQRLRQLVPEAVETVFNGRRVLQAGLYDSRSQAQSVLDRLLDAGFDAVAEMIFR; from the coding sequence ATGATCTCTTCCTTATCGTTCATCCGTCTGCAGAAATCCGGCGAACACCAATTTACAGCAGTCCTGCCTGACTTGCGGTTGCAGCGTCACGGCTCCGCGACGCTGACGCGACTGGCCACCTCTTTGCTGTTGAGCACCAGCTTACTGCTGGCGGCAGGAAGGGATCCCAGTTGGGCGCAAACTTCCCTGGACACCGGCCTTTTGGAGAAGCAGGCCCTGCCCCAAGCGCCGCCGCTGCCGGACGACCGCCCCGCCATTTTTGTGGATGCCGCCAATGGCAGCGATACCCAAGGGGATGGATCCCGCAACAACCCCTTCAAGACCATCACCCATGCCATCAGCCGGGCGCCAGCCGGCAGCATCATCCAGCTTCTGCCGGGGGTGTACAGCGCAGAAAGCGGCGAAGTCTTCCCCATCCGCCTCAAGGCCGGCCTTATCTTGCGCGGGGACGAGTCCACCTTGGGAGAGGGCTACCTGATCGATGGCGGCGGCACCTACATGAGCCCGACCTTGGCCCGGCAAAACGTTGCCCTGCTGGCAGAGACCGGCTCAGAGGTGCGGGGGGTTACCCTGCGCAACCAGGGTCGGCGCGGCTACGCCCTCTGGGTAGAATCGGCTTCCCCGCGCATTCTCAACAACAGCTTTGTGGGCAGCATCCACGACGGCATTTTCATCGCCGGCGCCTCCAACCCCTGGATAGAAGGCAACCGCTTCTACAAAAACGGGGCCAACGGCATCTCCGTCTTGGGCACCTCCCAGCCCACCATTGTCAACAACCTCTTCCAAGAGACCGGCTTTGGCCTCACCATCGACCAGCGCTCGGCGCCGATTGTGCGCAACAACCGCATCCTGCAAAACCGCACCGGCATTGTGGTCGGCGGCAGCGCCCGTCCCATCCTGCGCAACAATCTCATTGCCCGCAACCTGGAGACTGGCCTGACAGCTATCACCACCGCCCAGCCAGATTTGGGCACGGCTTCGGATCCCGGCAACAACATCTTTGAGGGGAACGGCCAGTACGACATCCACAACGCCACCCGCGGCCTGCGCCTCAACGCCAATGGCAACCAACTGGCCGGCAAAACCAAAGGGGAGCTGGATCTGGCCGGCCAGACCACGGTGGCTGCGCTGCCCAGCAACGCCCCGCCACCCATTGCGGCAGGCGGCTTGACGCTGCCCACACCTCCGCAGGCCGAGCCTCCGGCTCCCAGCAGGGATCCCCAGCCGGCGGCGGCCTCTCCCACCTTGCCGGTGGTGACGGTGCCCCAATCGACTGCCCCCGTTCCCCCTCCTGCAGCGGGATCGGGAGGGCGCATTTTGCCCAGTGCCCCCCCTCAGCCGGCAGGCGCTCAACCCCAGGAGTTTGTTGCCGTCCCCTTCACCCCCGATGGCTCCACCACGCCTGCCCAACCGGTTGAGCCTGCTCCTGCCACTCCCGTCCGCCAGCAATCTGTGGCTCCTCTCACGGATATTACTACCCTCCTGCCACCCCCGGCTCGCCGACAAGCGGGCAGCAGCCCAACAACCCCCCCTGTTCCCGTTGCCGCGGCTCCAGAACCGGCGGTAGCCCCAGCAGAGTCGGCCACCCGCTTTCGTGTGCTGGTGACCCCCAAGGGCAGCGACGATTTGCAGCGGCTGCGGCAGCTCGTCCCCGAAGCGGTGGAGACCGTGTTCAACGGCAGGAGGGTGCTGCAGGCCGGCCTCTACGACAGCCGCAGCCAGGCCCAGTCAGTCTTGGATCGGCTGTTGGACGCCGGCTTTGACGCGGTGGCGGAGATGATCTTCCGTTGA